In Gemmatimonadota bacterium, the sequence TGCCGCATCTGGCTGGCGCGCCACCTGCCCAATGCCACGCTGGTGAATGCCTGGGACACCGCGGGGAGCGCGGAGATCGTGGCCAGGGCGGGCGACCCGACCCAGGCCGCCATCTGCTCCCGCCACGCCGCGGACGCCTACGGGCTGTCGGTGTTCGAGGAGCGCATCGAGGACGACCCGACCAACCAGACCCGGTTCCTGACCTTCACCCGCGCCGAGCTGTCCACTCCCGAGCCGGCCGACAGCACGCTGCCGCAGAAGACCTCGCTGATCGTATGGACCGATCACCGCCCCGGGATGCTCGCGGCGGTGCTGCAGGCCTTCGCCGGCCGGGGCGTGAACCTCACCAGCCTGCAGTCGCGGCCGGAGCGCTCCGCGCCGTGGACCTACCGCTTCTACTTCGATGTCGAGGGGGGCCGGCTGGAGCCACGGCTGCAGGAGGCGCTGGAGGCCATCGAGGCGCTGGCGTCGCGGATCGTGATCCTGGGGAGCTACGCCGCGTGGCAGGGGGAGGGCGCGGTGGTGGGCCCCGTGGCCGCGCGCCCGCCCCACCTGCGGCCCAAGCCCGACCTGCCGCTGTTCGACCGGCGCCAGAAGCCCGAGGGGACGATCGTGAAGGTCGGGGCGGTGGAGATCGGCGGCGCCCGGCCGGTGCTCATCGCCGGCCCCTGCTCCGTCGAGGGCGAGGAGATGATCCTCCGCACCGCCGAGCTGGTGGCGCAGGCCGGCGCGGACATGCTGCGCGGCGGCGCCTTCAAGCCGCGCACCTCGCCCTATGACTTCCAGGGACTGGGCGTGAAGGGGCTCAAGTTCCTGGCCGAGGCGCGGGAGCGCTCCGGCCTGCCCGTCGTCACCGAGGTGATGAGCTGGGAGGAGGTGCCACTGGTGGCACGCTACGCCGACATGCTGCAGATCGGCGCGCGCAACATGCAGAACTTCGCGCTGCTGCGGGCCGCGGGGCGGAGCGGCAAGCCGATCCTGCTCAAGCGCGGGGGCGGCGCCACGCTCGAGGAGTGGCTGCATGCGGCCGAATACATTCTGTCCCATGGCAACCCCAACGTGGTGCTGTGCGAGCGCGGCATCCGCACCTTCGAGCGGGCCACCCGGCACACCCTGGACCTGAACGCCGTGGCGCTGGTGCGGGAGCGCACCCACCTCCCGGTGCTCGCCGATCCGAGCCATGCCGCGGGGGTGCGCAGCATCGTGCCGGCCCTCACCCTGGCCGGGCTGGCCGCCGGCGCGCAGGGGGCGATCATCGAGGTCCACCCCGACCCCGACCACGCCCTGAGCGATGGCGCCCAGAGCCTTGACGTGCCGACCTTTGCTCGGCTGGCGGCCCAGATCCGCGCCCTGGAACCGGTGGGCGCCTGATGCGGTCGATGCCCGCGCTGCTGGTCTTCGATGGCTTTGCCGACTGGGAGGCGGCCTTCGCGATCGCCGAGCTCCGCCGCTCCGGCCACCACCAGGTGCTCACCCTGGGCCTCACCGGGGAGCCGGTGGTCTCCATGGGCGGGCTCACCGTCCTCCCCGACGAGGACATCGCCGAGGTGGACCCGGAGCAGGTCCGGCTGCTCATCCTGCCCGGGGGCGACCGCTGGGAGACCGCGCCCCCCGACGAGCACCTGCAGGCCCTGCTCGCCACGCTGATCCGGGCCAGGACCCCGGTCGCGGCCATCTGCGGGGCCACGGTGGCGCTGGCGCGGGGCGGGTTCCTGGCCGGGCGGAAGCACACCAGCAACGGCCCCGACTACCTCGCCGAGCAGGCGCCGGGCTACGCCGGCGCGGAAGGGTATGTCGAATCGCTGGCGGTGCGCGACCGCGGCCTGATCACCGCCAGCGGGCTCGGGGCCCTGGAGTTTGCCCGCGAGATCTTCGAGGAACTGGGGGTGTTCACGCCGGAGGAACGGGAGGAGTGGTACCGGCTGTTCAAGGGGCGGTAGGGAGGCCGTGGAGTCGGACATCGCGGCCCGGCCCCTTGCCAAGCCGGGGATCCGCGCCGAAGCTCCCTGCATGACCACCCCGCACTCCGGCGACACCGCTCCCCACCTGCAGGGGGACGCCGCCTACCCGCTCACGGCCTGGTTCCTCGGCCCCCGGGCGGAGAACGCCCCGGTCTGGACCGAGCTCTTCGACCACATCTTCCAGGACTACATCCACTGGCGGCGGAACTACTTCCCCGCCGATCCCTGGATCGTGGGGCGGCTGCGGCGCCGCAGCCCCGAGCATGAGTCGTGGCTCGACGCGCTGACCGGCCAGCTCGACGCCATCCTGAGCGAGCTCAAGTACCACTTCCCGATGCACTCCCCGCGCTACAACGCGCACATGATCTCGGAGCAGAGCCTCCCGGCGGTGCTGGGGTACTTCGCGGGGCTGCTCTACAACCCGAACAACGTCACCGGCGAGGCCGCCCCGATCACGGTGGCGCTGGAACTCGAGGTGGGCCGCATGGTGGCCGGCATGCTCGGCTACCATCCCCGGCGCTCCTGGGCGCACATCTGCTCGGGCGGCACGCTGGCCAACATCGAGGCGCTGTGGGCCGCGCGGGCGGTGCAGTTCGCGCCGCTCATCGCGCGGGAGTACTGCCGCGCATCGGGCCTCGGGTTCCGGGTCCGGCTCCCCAACGGCACCGAGGCGCCCGTCACCGGCCTGGACGACCGTACGCTGGTCTCGCTCACGCCCGACACCGCCACCGGCATCCTGCGCGGGCTCGCGGCGGCGCTGGAGCGGGAGCGGGGCCTGAGCCCCGTGGCGGCGCTGGCGGCGGTCAACGAGGCCGTGGCCGGCAGCCGCTACAATCTCGCGCGCCGGGGCCTCGGGCCGATCCTGGCGGAGACCGGGCTCCGCCCGGTGGTGCTGGCCTCCGCGGCGGCGCACTACTCGATTGCCAAGGCCTGCAACGTCCTGGGCTACGGCGAGGACGCCGCCCGGCTGGTCCCGGTCAACGACCGGTTCCAGATGGACATGGAGGGCCTGCGCGCCGCGATCGCGGGGCTCCGCCCCGAGGAGTACGTGGCGGCGGTCATCGGGATCGTGGGCACCACGGAGGAGGGAGCGGTGGACCCCATCCACCGCATCCGGGACCTCCGCGCCGCCTGGGAGCGCGAGGCCAACCGGTCGTTCTGGCTGCACGTGGACGCCGCCTGGGGCGGCTACCTGCGGGCACTGTTCTGCGGCGTGTCGGTGGCCCAGCCGCCGGCGGGCGCCGGCCTCGAGGCGGTCTGCGACGCCTACGCCGCCGCGCTGCAGCTGGAGGAGCGGTTCGACCTGGACGTGGGACTGGAGCAGCCGGATCGGCGGGTGGAAGAGATCCGGTGGAGCGACCGGGAGACCTACGCCGCCTTCCTGGCCATGGCCGACAGCGACTCGACCACGGTGGATCCGCACAAGATGGGCTACATCCCCTACCCCGCCGGCGTGGTGGCCTTCCGCGACTGCCGGGTGACGGAGTTCATCACCCAGCGCGCGCAGTACCTCGGCGACGCCGACCTGGGGGTCGGCGCCGTGGACGACCCGCTGCAGGTGACCTCGATGGGCCCGCTCATCCTGGAGGGATCGAAGCCCGGGGCCGCCGCGCTCTCGTGCTGGCTGGCGCACCGGACCATCCCGCTCACCGCCGAGGGGCACGGGAAGATCGTGCGGGTGACGCTGCTCAACGCCCGCCGGCTGGCCCGCCTGCTCACCCGGCACCACCAGCTGTTCTTCAAGTTCGAGCGGGAGCGTGCCCCGGAGCCGGCCGCCCCGGCGCCGTTCACGTTC encodes:
- a CDS encoding glutamine amidotransferase; this translates as MRSMPALLVFDGFADWEAAFAIAELRRSGHHQVLTLGLTGEPVVSMGGLTVLPDEDIAEVDPEQVRLLILPGGDRWETAPPDEHLQALLATLIRARTPVAAICGATVALARGGFLAGRKHTSNGPDYLAEQAPGYAGAEGYVESLAVRDRGLITASGLGALEFAREIFEELGVFTPEEREEWYRLFKGR
- the aroF gene encoding 3-deoxy-7-phosphoheptulonate synthase; this encodes MEPRLQEALEAIEALASRIVILGSYAAWQGEGAVVGPVAARPPHLRPKPDLPLFDRRQKPEGTIVKVGAVEIGGARPVLIAGPCSVEGEEMILRTAELVAQAGADMLRGGAFKPRTSPYDFQGLGVKGLKFLAEARERSGLPVVTEVMSWEEVPLVARYADMLQIGARNMQNFALLRAAGRSGKPILLKRGGGATLEEWLHAAEYILSHGNPNVVLCERGIRTFERATRHTLDLNAVALVRERTHLPVLADPSHAAGVRSIVPALTLAGLAAGAQGAIIEVHPDPDHALSDGAQSLDVPTFARLAAQIRALEPVGA